The Arthrobacter sp. PM3 genome contains the following window.
CGCGGCGCGCGTGCTGGCCGGCCTGGGCCTGACTGCCGGCGTGACTCCCGACGGCGGCGGGCCCGCCGGTGCCGCGTCCGGCGGGAGGGACGCGGTCCTCTTTGCGCCGTTGCCGGCGCCCGCACCGGCGGGGTCGCCGCGGGGGACCGACGCAGTGGAAGCCGGCGCAGTGCAGCCCGAAGCCGTGGTGGCGGCCCTCGTGGCTGCGGGAGTCCGCGTCCGCGGTTTCGCGACCGAACAGGTCAGCCTCGAGGACCGCTTCGTGGCGCTCACGGGGGAGGGGTTCGATGTTGTCCAGTGACAGCCCGGTGTCCAACAACGGTTCCGCGGTGGGCGCGCCGCCGGCAGTCCCGCCGGCAGTCCCGCCGGCCGTCCCGCCGGCCGGAACGCCGGTCGGGGACCGGCGCCGGTTCCTGACCGGCGGGCTCGTCGCGTCCGAGGTCGGGGTGCTGTTCAGGCGGCGCAGGACCTGGGCCATGCTGTGCGCGCTGGCAGCCATCCCGGTCCTGATCGCCGTAGCGGTGAGGGTCTCCTCCGCCGTCCCGCCCGGCCGCGGCCCGGCGTTCCTGGACCGGATCTCCCAGAACGGCCTGTTTGTGGGCGTCACCTCCCTGGTGGTCGCGGTTCCGCTGTTCCTACCGCTGACGGTCGGTGTGGTGGCAGGCGACACGATCGCAGGCGAGGCCGGGCAGGGCACCCTGCGCTACCTGCTCGTGGCTCCCGCGGGGAGGATCCGGCTGCTGTTCGTCAAATACGCCGGCGCGGCGGTGTTCGTGGTCGCCGCCCCGCTGATGGTGGCCCTGACCGGAGCCGGAATCGGTGCGGTGCTCTTCCCGGTCGGGCCCGTGCCCCTGCTATCCGGCGGCACGATCGGCGCCGGGGAG
Protein-coding sequences here:
- a CDS encoding ABC transporter permease, which gives rise to MLSSDSPVSNNGSAVGAPPAVPPAVPPAVPPAGTPVGDRRRFLTGGLVASEVGVLFRRRRTWAMLCALAAIPVLIAVAVRVSSAVPPGRGPAFLDRISQNGLFVGVTSLVVAVPLFLPLTVGVVAGDTIAGEAGQGTLRYLLVAPAGRIRLLFVKYAGAAVFVVAAPLMVALTGAGIGAVLFPVGPVPLLSGGTIGAGEALVRLLLIAAYLSLSLLGLSAIGLFVSTLTDVPVGAMAATVVLSVVAQVLDALPQLEWLHPWLFSHYWLDFGDLLRQPVSWDSFAANAILQCGYVAVFGALAYGRFVTKDVLS